The Chitinophaga sp. H8 genome contains a region encoding:
- a CDS encoding RagB/SusD family nutrient uptake outer membrane protein, giving the protein MKIVNNKIYLLLLIITITGCSKYLDTKPYSFNTVESLYKTAEDAELGLTGCYSILNTTAVQGTGFGESFAVAMPFMLSAGTDELVTQDGFTNPNYAPFGTADVTSQNETIRNNWFFLYAGINRVNYLLENISQTAVNESRKKEMIGEGHFLRGMLYMYLATTYGGVPVYKSSVQDPAVPRAPLQEVYELVIADLQAAYETLPHRASLSGRANKWSAAGYLAKVYAYLAACKKNNVGQELNFALNSFSWVDADDMYNKLKTVTTDIVSKSGYKLTEHYDYLFRETTRKQQEEESLFTVQGSTSSVNGNYNLWLFWQVPIGSSVAGGGYGWFRPTGELFYKYKEADIRRAHNMTLYLDPLGQTETIEGIKYFIPLPCTDPRNGNFCVGKFRYRDPVTKTISQAWSDGNILLLRYADILLLHAEALYYTGDEPGARALLKEVRQRAAAAPADIAGLTTAYFKTDFKEELLEERSRELCFESWRRIDLVRFGKLGASLAGLSNDKGRWNTIVPVIKTNWKPYKIWFPIPRTEIELSPLEQNPGY; this is encoded by the coding sequence ATGAAAATAGTTAATAATAAAATATACCTGTTATTGCTGATCATTACGATCACTGGCTGCAGCAAGTATCTTGATACCAAACCTTATTCTTTTAATACAGTAGAAAGTTTGTATAAAACAGCGGAAGATGCTGAACTGGGACTAACAGGTTGTTACAGTATACTGAACACTACAGCTGTTCAGGGAACAGGGTTTGGTGAATCTTTTGCGGTAGCAATGCCCTTTATGTTAAGTGCCGGGACTGATGAACTGGTAACGCAGGACGGTTTTACCAATCCTAACTATGCACCCTTTGGTACTGCCGATGTGACCAGTCAGAATGAAACGATCCGGAACAACTGGTTTTTTCTTTATGCAGGGATAAACCGGGTGAATTACCTGCTGGAAAATATATCACAAACTGCTGTAAATGAGAGCCGGAAAAAAGAGATGATCGGGGAGGGACATTTTTTACGGGGCATGCTGTATATGTATCTGGCTACTACGTATGGTGGCGTACCTGTGTACAAATCATCCGTACAGGATCCTGCGGTACCGCGTGCACCCCTGCAGGAAGTGTATGAGCTGGTTATTGCTGATCTTCAGGCAGCTTATGAAACCCTGCCTCATCGTGCAAGCCTGTCAGGCAGAGCCAATAAATGGTCGGCGGCAGGATATCTGGCGAAGGTGTATGCCTATCTGGCTGCTTGTAAGAAGAACAATGTAGGACAGGAGCTGAACTTTGCACTGAATAGCTTTAGCTGGGTGGACGCGGATGATATGTATAACAAACTAAAGACAGTGACGACAGATATTGTCAGCAAAAGCGGCTATAAACTTACGGAACATTACGATTATCTTTTCAGGGAAACTACCAGGAAACAACAGGAAGAAGAAAGCCTGTTTACCGTTCAGGGAAGTACCAGCTCCGTAAACGGTAATTATAACCTCTGGTTGTTCTGGCAGGTGCCAATAGGCAGCAGTGTTGCTGGTGGCGGATATGGATGGTTCCGGCCCACAGGAGAGCTTTTTTATAAGTATAAAGAGGCGGATATCAGAAGGGCGCACAATATGACGCTTTACCTGGATCCGTTAGGACAGACAGAAACTATTGAAGGAATAAAATACTTTATTCCGCTGCCCTGTACAGATCCCAGGAATGGCAACTTCTGTGTGGGTAAATTCAGGTACCGCGACCCTGTTACCAAAACGATTTCCCAGGCGTGGTCAGATGGAAATATCTTACTGCTTCGCTATGCAGATATCCTGTTATTACATGCAGAGGCATTGTATTATACCGGAGATGAGCCAGGTGCCAGAGCCCTCTTAAAAGAAGTACGGCAAAGGGCGGCAGCTGCACCTGCTGATATAGCCGGATTAACCACTGCTTATTTCAAAACAGATTTTAAGGAAGAATTGTTGGAAGAACGCTCCCGTGAGCTCTGCTTTGAGAGCTGGCGGAGAATAGACCTGGTGCGGTTTGGAAAACTGGGGGCCTCCCTGGCAGGATTAAGTAATGATAAAGGAAGATGGAATACCATTGTGCCGGTCATTAAAACAAACTGGAAACCTTACAAAATATGGTTCCCGATACCCAGAACAGAAATTGAATTAAGCCCGCTGGAACAAAATCCAGGTTATTAA
- a CDS encoding zinc-dependent peptidase codes for MYFLISLVSIILFFFIRSQLKKRAKRRKAVPVDLVQLLEQEVPYYQQLNANEKNVFKQKATRFLRRTHIEGVGTAVTNLDRVLIAAGAIIPVFGFKDWEYFNLTNVILYPDTFDEQYQFEGDRRHILGMVGSGSLNGQMILSQSALRAGFSSIYDSSNTVIHEFVHLLDKSDGIVDGMPHNLLQDRYSEAWLNLVHQEIARINEGLSNINPYGATNDSEFFAVISEYFFKQPVHLAAHHPELYAMLKQIFQQDPASKVTATWVAG; via the coding sequence ATGTACTTCCTGATCTCTTTAGTAAGCATTATATTGTTTTTCTTCATCCGCAGCCAGCTTAAAAAACGGGCAAAAAGAAGGAAGGCGGTACCTGTTGATCTTGTCCAGTTATTGGAGCAGGAAGTACCCTATTATCAACAGTTAAATGCGAATGAAAAAAATGTCTTTAAACAAAAAGCTACCAGGTTCCTGCGGCGTACCCACATTGAAGGAGTAGGAACTGCGGTCACCAATCTTGACAGAGTACTGATTGCTGCCGGTGCTATCATCCCTGTTTTTGGGTTTAAAGACTGGGAATATTTTAATCTTACCAATGTAATCCTCTATCCGGATACTTTTGATGAACAATACCAGTTTGAAGGCGACCGCCGTCATATATTAGGAATGGTAGGCAGCGGCTCCCTGAATGGCCAGATGATCCTGTCGCAATCTGCTTTAAGAGCGGGCTTTTCAAGTATATACGACTCCAGTAATACCGTTATACATGAATTTGTACATCTGCTGGACAAATCAGATGGCATAGTAGATGGTATGCCGCATAATCTGCTACAGGACCGCTACAGCGAAGCCTGGCTAAACCTGGTACACCAGGAAATTGCACGCATCAATGAAGGACTATCCAATATTAATCCCTATGGTGCAACCAATGACAGTGAATTTTTTGCAGTGATATCAGAATATTTCTTTAAACAACCGGTGCATCTGGCTGCCCATCATCCGGAACTATATGCTATGCTTAAACAAATTTTCCAGCAGGATCCGGCCAGTAAAGTTACAGCTACCTGGGTTGCAGGTTAA
- a CDS encoding helix-turn-helix domain-containing protein encodes MKVLSFKIPVAEKATVIVQEDKMPHFYDHLHQHPEIQISLILKGEGTLIAGNYMGLFAPGDIFWIGANQPHIFKSDPAYFTGDPALYIHALTFFFHPSQTGGELLQLPEMQQLLEMVKHSANGYRILPGNKAQLTQLFEDLFRHEGAYRLVSFIQLLDNIYSRCQLTPLSAEKSDWNFSEEEGMRMNEIYQHSIRHFHRDITLQEIAGIAHMTVPAFCRYFKKRTRKTYIHFVNELRISHACKLLKGEKDQPYAMVAYEAGFNNVTSFNRTFKAIMGHAPGAYQKRYQQTEGRKTS; translated from the coding sequence TTGAAAGTCCTTTCTTTTAAAATACCTGTAGCAGAAAAAGCTACTGTCATTGTACAAGAGGACAAAATGCCTCATTTTTATGATCACCTCCACCAGCACCCGGAGATACAGATCAGCCTGATATTAAAAGGAGAGGGTACACTGATAGCGGGGAATTATATGGGTTTGTTTGCGCCGGGAGATATTTTCTGGATAGGTGCCAACCAACCTCATATCTTTAAAAGCGACCCCGCCTATTTTACCGGTGATCCTGCTTTATATATTCATGCACTTACCTTCTTTTTTCATCCCTCTCAAACGGGAGGAGAATTACTCCAGCTCCCTGAGATGCAGCAACTGCTGGAAATGGTAAAACATTCTGCCAACGGGTACCGGATCCTTCCGGGAAATAAAGCGCAGCTTACACAACTATTTGAGGACCTGTTCCGGCACGAAGGGGCCTATCGCCTGGTTTCCTTTATCCAATTGCTGGATAATATTTATAGCCGCTGCCAACTGACACCCTTATCTGCGGAAAAAAGCGACTGGAATTTCAGTGAAGAAGAAGGAATGCGGATGAATGAAATATACCAGCATAGCATCCGGCATTTTCACCGTGATATTACATTACAGGAAATTGCAGGTATTGCCCATATGACCGTACCTGCATTTTGCCGGTACTTTAAAAAACGTACCCGAAAAACATATATCCATTTTGTAAATGAATTAAGAATCAGTCATGCCTGTAAATTATTAAAGGGCGAAAAGGACCAGCCTTATGCGATGGTAGCTTATGAAGCCGGCTTTAATAATGTAACCAGTTTTAACCGCACCTTTAAAGCTATTATGGGGCATGCACCAGGTGCATATCAGAAACGTTATCAGCAAACAGAAGGTAGAAAAACTTCCTGA
- a CDS encoding dihydrodipicolinate synthase family protein, translating to MKQLNWQGVFPALLTPFTSNDQVDDSMFDKNLAAQVAAGVNGIILGGSLGEASSLLNEEKYALVTHAKSQLKGSVPVVMNIAEQTTRAAIESAHAAEKAGADGLMLLPPMRYKADDRETVAFFKAVAANTSLSLMIYNNPIDYKIMVTLDMFEELAALPNIQAVKESTRDTTNVTRMINRFGNRFRILGGVDTLALECLLIGADGWVAGLVDAFPQETVAIYRLAKAGRIQEALAIYRWFMPVLELDIQPKLVQYIKMAAEATGIGSEYVRAPRLVLEGEERQRVTKVIQDALANRPALPAYLNIPV from the coding sequence ATGAAACAACTGAACTGGCAAGGTGTATTCCCTGCATTATTAACGCCTTTTACAAGCAATGACCAGGTTGATGACAGCATGTTTGATAAGAACCTCGCGGCACAGGTGGCTGCTGGTGTAAATGGTATTATCCTGGGGGGATCACTGGGAGAGGCAAGTAGTTTGCTGAATGAAGAAAAATATGCATTGGTAACCCATGCCAAATCGCAATTGAAAGGTAGTGTGCCGGTGGTCATGAATATTGCTGAACAAACTACCCGGGCAGCCATAGAAAGCGCACATGCTGCAGAAAAAGCAGGCGCAGATGGCCTGATGCTCTTACCTCCAATGCGCTATAAGGCAGACGACAGGGAAACGGTAGCTTTTTTCAAAGCGGTGGCAGCGAATACTTCCCTGTCATTGATGATCTATAATAATCCGATCGATTACAAAATAATGGTTACCCTGGATATGTTTGAGGAGCTGGCAGCGTTGCCTAATATCCAGGCCGTAAAAGAGTCTACCCGTGATACGACGAATGTGACCCGGATGATTAACCGTTTTGGTAACCGGTTCCGTATCCTGGGCGGTGTAGATACCCTGGCATTGGAATGTTTGCTGATCGGGGCAGATGGCTGGGTAGCTGGTTTGGTGGATGCTTTCCCACAGGAAACGGTGGCTATCTATCGTCTGGCTAAAGCAGGCCGGATACAGGAAGCACTGGCTATTTACCGTTGGTTTATGCCGGTACTGGAGCTGGATATACAACCTAAGCTGGTACAGTATATTAAGATGGCCGCTGAAGCAACGGGTATTGGTTCGGAGTATGTACGTGCACCAAGATTGGTATTGGAAGGAGAAGAGCGCCAGCGGGTAACTAAAGTGATCCAGGACGCATTGGCCAACCGCCCTGCGTTGCCTGCTTATCTGAATATTCCTGTATGA
- a CDS encoding 4-hydroxyproline epimerase — protein sequence MKTFFCIDAHTCGNPVRLVAGGGPVLKGNDMMEKRLHFLAEYDWIRKGLMFEPRGHDMMSGSILYPPHDPANDAGVLYIETSGCLPMCGHGTIGTVTIAIEQGLITPKVPGKLRLETPAGLVLVTYVQEGSKVKSVKLVNVKSFLAAAALEVECPDLGTLHVDVAYGGNFYAIVDPQQNFPGLEHYKAEQLVAWSRVCRQRLNEKYTFVHPENENIHGVSHLLWTGATLSPEATARNAVFYGDKAIDRSPCGTGTSARMAQWYAKGKLKEGDRFIHESIIGSRFTGTVEAVTTVGGKPAIVPGIEGWAMVMGFNTILMDEEDPYVHGFQVI from the coding sequence ATGAAAACATTCTTTTGTATAGATGCGCATACCTGTGGTAATCCTGTCCGGTTGGTGGCAGGAGGGGGACCCGTGTTGAAGGGAAATGATATGATGGAAAAAAGATTACACTTTCTGGCAGAATATGACTGGATCAGAAAAGGGTTGATGTTTGAGCCAAGGGGTCATGATATGATGAGTGGCAGTATTCTTTATCCGCCGCATGATCCGGCTAATGATGCCGGGGTATTGTACATAGAAACCAGTGGTTGCCTGCCTATGTGTGGGCATGGTACGATTGGCACTGTTACGATTGCCATAGAGCAGGGATTGATCACGCCAAAGGTGCCAGGTAAATTACGGTTGGAAACGCCTGCAGGTTTAGTACTGGTAACCTATGTACAGGAAGGCAGCAAAGTAAAGTCGGTGAAGCTGGTGAATGTAAAATCCTTTTTAGCTGCAGCAGCATTGGAAGTGGAATGCCCCGACCTGGGCACATTGCACGTAGATGTGGCCTATGGGGGCAATTTTTATGCTATTGTAGACCCGCAGCAAAACTTTCCCGGACTGGAACATTATAAGGCAGAACAACTGGTAGCATGGAGCCGGGTATGCCGGCAACGGTTAAATGAAAAATACACTTTTGTTCACCCCGAAAATGAAAACATCCATGGGGTGAGCCATTTGTTATGGACGGGGGCTACCTTGTCGCCGGAGGCTACTGCACGCAACGCCGTTTTTTATGGTGATAAGGCAATTGACAGGTCGCCCTGTGGTACAGGCACGTCTGCAAGGATGGCCCAGTGGTATGCTAAAGGAAAGCTAAAGGAAGGCGACCGTTTTATTCATGAAAGTATTATCGGTTCCCGGTTTACAGGAACAGTAGAAGCAGTTACCACAGTAGGTGGTAAACCGGCTATTGTACCTGGTATTGAAGGGTGGGCCATGGTGATGGGGTTTAATACTATCCTGATGGATGAGGAGGATCCTTATGTTCATGGATTTCAGGTAATATAA
- a CDS encoding NAD(P)/FAD-dependent oxidoreductase, with protein sequence MKAVVIGGGIIGLCSAWYLLQDGWEVTVLDKGDLSNNCSYGNMGMIVPSHFVPLAAPGMVQQGIRWMFNSRSPFYVKPRLSRELFSWGWQFMKSATAAKVEQAAAPLRDINLLSRHLYEQLATTPGFNFGMEQKGIIMYYKTAAVRDEEAHLAEKAVKMGLDAAVLDKAALQQLEPAVQLNVLGGVHYRCDAHLYPNGLMQQLLRALQERGVKITGGQQVEKIISSNGKVKAVITAAGSHTADLFVVAAGSWSAAIARMAGINIPLQPGKGYSVTLNQPAVSLQVPAILCEARVALTPMRGKLRFGGTMEIAPANNTVNMKRVEGIVQSIGQYFENLNITMPDKNEVWHGFRPCTPDGLPFIGYAKGTDNLLLAGGHAMMGLSLGPATGKLIAELAGHQAPSVGISHFSPGRFN encoded by the coding sequence ATGAAAGCAGTTGTAATAGGTGGCGGCATCATAGGTCTTTGCAGTGCATGGTATTTGTTGCAGGATGGATGGGAGGTAACGGTATTGGATAAAGGTGATTTATCGAACAATTGTTCCTATGGTAATATGGGAATGATTGTACCAAGTCACTTTGTACCACTTGCTGCACCTGGTATGGTACAGCAAGGGATCCGGTGGATGTTCAACAGCCGCAGTCCCTTTTATGTAAAGCCGAGGCTCAGCAGGGAGTTATTTTCCTGGGGTTGGCAATTCATGAAAAGTGCTACGGCTGCTAAAGTAGAACAGGCGGCTGCACCACTGCGGGATATTAATTTGCTGAGCAGGCATTTGTATGAGCAGTTGGCCACTACGCCAGGGTTCAACTTTGGCATGGAGCAGAAAGGTATTATCATGTATTACAAAACAGCGGCGGTACGCGATGAAGAAGCACACCTGGCAGAAAAAGCGGTTAAAATGGGACTGGATGCTGCTGTACTGGATAAAGCAGCATTGCAGCAATTAGAACCGGCGGTACAACTGAATGTATTGGGTGGGGTACACTATCGTTGTGATGCACACCTCTACCCAAACGGCCTGATGCAACAGTTATTGCGGGCATTGCAGGAACGGGGCGTGAAAATAACAGGAGGCCAGCAGGTAGAAAAGATAATAAGCAGTAATGGAAAAGTGAAAGCAGTGATTACTGCTGCCGGAAGTCATACGGCTGATCTGTTTGTGGTGGCAGCAGGTTCCTGGAGTGCGGCGATTGCCCGCATGGCTGGTATTAACATTCCCTTGCAACCCGGGAAGGGATATTCTGTCACTTTAAACCAACCAGCCGTGAGCCTGCAGGTACCTGCCATTTTGTGTGAGGCCAGGGTAGCACTTACGCCGATGCGTGGCAAACTACGTTTTGGCGGTACCATGGAAATTGCGCCTGCTAATAATACGGTGAATATGAAAAGGGTGGAAGGAATTGTGCAGTCTATTGGTCAGTATTTTGAGAACTTAAATATCACGATGCCGGATAAAAATGAAGTGTGGCACGGTTTCCGGCCTTGTACGCCGGATGGCCTGCCATTTATCGGATATGCGAAAGGAACAGATAACCTGTTGCTGGCAGGAGGACATGCCATGATGGGGCTAAGCCTTGGTCCGGCTACGGGTAAGCTGATAGCAGAGCTGGCAGGACATCAGGCACCCAGTGTGGGGATATCCCATTTTAGTCCCGGTAGATTTAACTGA
- a CDS encoding RNA polymerase sigma factor — protein MVIQEQTPPMADVEPRHLYEKDYACFWNEVQQNNEQALYKIYQDIYDNLYHYGVSVVLDKALVKEAINDVFVSLWQKRGQLETPKNVKGYIFVCFKRRMYKLLTRRHRELEKQDSLLFREPEEKPYEEVLIKLETDIQLQQKMERMLALLTVRQKEFIRMRFYENLSMEEISLKTATSVRTIYNTIHNALVRIREVYSDVAVVSLLLLLLDLQNNS, from the coding sequence ATGGTTATTCAGGAGCAAACCCCGCCAATGGCAGATGTAGAGCCCCGCCATTTATATGAAAAAGATTATGCCTGTTTCTGGAACGAAGTACAACAAAATAATGAACAGGCGCTTTATAAAATTTACCAGGACATCTATGATAATCTCTATCATTATGGTGTATCTGTAGTATTAGATAAAGCCCTGGTAAAGGAAGCTATCAATGATGTGTTTGTTTCGCTCTGGCAAAAACGCGGACAACTGGAAACGCCTAAGAATGTAAAGGGGTATATTTTTGTTTGTTTTAAAAGAAGGATGTATAAATTGTTGACCCGCCGCCACCGGGAGCTGGAAAAGCAGGATAGCCTGTTATTCCGGGAGCCGGAAGAAAAGCCCTATGAAGAAGTGCTGATAAAGCTGGAAACTGATATCCAGCTGCAGCAGAAAATGGAACGTATGCTGGCGTTGCTCACCGTGCGCCAGAAAGAGTTCATCAGAATGCGGTTCTATGAAAACCTGAGTATGGAAGAAATCTCTCTTAAAACGGCTACTTCTGTCAGAACGATCTATAATACGATCCATAATGCCCTGGTTCGTATCCGGGAGGTGTATTCGGATGTGGCTGTCGTCTCACTGCTGCTGCTTTTGCTGGATTTGCAAAATAATTCCTGA
- a CDS encoding FecR family protein, whose translation MELQQYKAEDFILNDSFVRYCLRSNDTDVQFWENWLLRYPHKQAEVDKAREWIFMLGLRLTPEEKEAEFQSLQERISTITPATEEPPIATSVVAIRSRWKTIFRISAAAILLLATVTWLRKTTHPDSTGTGAADYALFEAGDSIRKTIVLADGSRVILNTHSKLKVPAAYNVTQRQLFLEGEAYFEVAAVAAKPFVVTANQLAVKALGTAFKVRAYAFDTATYVALVNGRVRVVDTAQATSAMELAPGQQLSGVPHRNTFVRTTFDMNRELNWRSGKLIFEDASLTDIAATLEYWYGVKVHLTPGKYKPIRFNGIFVNKSVHEVLSAICFVNGLYVKEKDQALYIQANP comes from the coding sequence ATGGAGTTACAACAATACAAAGCAGAAGATTTTATCCTTAATGATTCTTTTGTACGCTACTGTTTGCGCAGTAATGATACGGATGTGCAATTCTGGGAAAACTGGCTGCTGAGATATCCCCATAAGCAGGCTGAGGTAGATAAGGCCAGGGAATGGATATTTATGCTCGGCCTTCGCCTTACTCCTGAAGAAAAAGAAGCGGAGTTTCAGTCGCTCCAGGAGCGCATTAGCACTATCACACCTGCTACAGAGGAACCTCCCATAGCCACTTCGGTTGTTGCCATCCGGTCGCGATGGAAAACCATATTCCGCATTTCCGCCGCCGCCATACTCCTGTTGGCAACCGTTACCTGGTTAAGAAAAACAACCCACCCCGACAGTACAGGAACCGGTGCTGCTGATTATGCATTGTTTGAAGCAGGTGACAGCATTCGTAAAACTATTGTACTGGCGGATGGCAGCCGGGTGATATTGAACACCCATAGCAAACTGAAAGTACCTGCTGCCTATAATGTTACACAGCGCCAGCTATTCCTCGAAGGGGAGGCTTATTTTGAAGTAGCAGCTGTAGCTGCCAAACCTTTTGTGGTAACAGCCAATCAATTGGCCGTAAAAGCATTAGGGACTGCTTTTAAAGTACGTGCGTATGCTTTTGATACTGCTACTTACGTGGCGCTGGTGAATGGCAGGGTAAGGGTAGTGGATACTGCGCAGGCAACCAGTGCTATGGAGCTGGCACCAGGGCAACAGCTCTCAGGAGTACCTCACCGTAACACGTTTGTCAGGACCACCTTTGATATGAACCGCGAATTAAACTGGCGTTCCGGCAAACTCATTTTTGAAGACGCTTCCCTCACGGATATTGCAGCTACGCTGGAATACTGGTATGGTGTTAAAGTGCATCTCACTCCGGGAAAGTATAAACCTATCCGCTTCAACGGCATTTTTGTAAATAAATCAGTGCATGAAGTACTGTCAGCTATCTGTTTTGTAAACGGGCTTTATGTGAAAGAAAAAGACCAGGCACTTTATATACAGGCAAACCCTTAA